The following proteins are co-located in the Eptesicus fuscus isolate TK198812 chromosome 9, DD_ASM_mEF_20220401, whole genome shotgun sequence genome:
- the LOC103290189 gene encoding N-acetyllactosaminide beta-1,6-N-acetylglucosaminyl-transferase isoform X2: MNFWRYYLFALTALSVVIFVIRYNSRLSLPQRRLNGSSERSSAGGACESALDDTPTVLREKTAPSPLGGVPCEDYLAQSHYITSPLSEEEVAFPLAYVMVIHKDFGTFERLFRAVYMPQNVYCVHVDEKATAAFKGAVEQLLSCFPNAFLASKREPVVYGGISRLQADLNCLRDLVASEVPWKYSINTCGQDFPLKTNKEIVQYLKGFKGKNITPGVLPPAHAIGRTKYVHREHIGKDGSFVRNTNVLKTSPPHQLTIYFGTAYVALTREFVNFIFHDKRAIDLLHWSKDTYSPDEHFWVTLNRIPTGKEGMIILSYISKATTLRNHRKERGEGWGEMRRAAEGSSTSPLKLEIRIFNQGPRNLVGQRHQEPLLPGVQQW; this comes from the exons ATGAACTTTTGGAGGTATTACCTTTTTGCTCTCACTGCGCTCAGTGTGGTGATTTTTGTGATACGCTACAACAGCCGGCTAAGCCTGCCCCAGAGGAGGCTGAACGGGTCCAGCGAACGGTCCTCTGCAGGGGGTGCCTGTGAGTCCGCCCTGGACGATACGCCCACGGTCCTGCGGGAGAAGACGGCGCCGTCCCCTCTGGGAGGTGTCCCTTGCGAGGACTACCTGGCCCAGAGCCACTACATCACGAGCCCCCTGTCGGAAGAAGAAGTGGCCTTCCCTTTGGCCTATGTCATGGTCATCCACAAAGACTTCGGTACCTTCGAAAGGCTCTTCAGGGCCGTCTACATGCCCCAGAACGTCTACTGCGTTCATGTGGACGAGAAGGCCACAGCTGCCTTTAAAGGTGCAGTGGAGCAATTGCTGAGCTGCTTCCCAAATGCCTTTCTGGCTTCCAAGAGGGAGCCGGTTGTCTATGGCGGGATCTCCAGGCTCCAGGCGGACCTGAACTGCCTGAGAGACCTGGTGGCCTCCGAGGTCCCGTGGAAGTACTCCATCAACACCTGTGGGCAAGATTTCCCCCTGAAAACCAACAAGGAAATAGTTCAGTATCTGAAAGGATTCAAAGGGAAAAACATTACCCCGGGCGTGCTGCCTCCGGCGCATGCCATTGGGCGGACTAAATACGTCCACCGAGAGCACATAGGCAAAGATGGCTCTTTTGTGAGGAACACTAATGTTTTGAAAACCTCACCTCCACATCAGCTGACCATTTACTTTGGCACCGCTTACGTGGCCCTTACCAGAGAGTTTGTCAACTTCATCTTCCATGACAAAAGGGCCATTGATCTACTACACTGGTCAAAGGATACCTATAGTCCTGATGAACATTTCTGGGTGACACTCAATAGGATTCCAA CGGGAAAAGAAGGAATGATTATTCTTTCCTATATATCTAAAGCAACGACCCTGCGGAAtcacagaaaggagagaggagaagggtggggagaaATGAGGAGGGCAGCGGAAGGAAGCTCCACCTCACCACTTAAGCTGGAAATAAG GATTTTCAATCAAGGTCCTAGGAATCTTGTGGGACAAAGGCACCAGGAACCTTTGCTTCCCGGAGTCCAGCAATGGTGA
- the LOC103290189 gene encoding N-acetyllactosaminide beta-1,6-N-acetylglucosaminyl-transferase isoform X3, translating into MNFWRYYLFALTALSVVIFVIRYNSRLSLPQRRLNGSSERSSAGGACESALDDTPTVLREKTAPSPLGGVPCEDYLAQSHYITSPLSEEEVAFPLAYVMVIHKDFGTFERLFRAVYMPQNVYCVHVDEKATAAFKGAVEQLLSCFPNAFLASKREPVVYGGISRLQADLNCLRDLVASEVPWKYSINTCGQDFPLKTNKEIVQYLKGFKGKNITPGVLPPAHAIGRTKYVHREHIGKDGSFVRNTNVLKTSPPHQLTIYFGTAYVALTREFVNFIFHDKRAIDLLHWSKDTYSPDEHFWVTLNRIPTTTLRNHRKERGEGWGEMRRAAEGSSTSPLKLEIRIFNQGPRNLVGQRHQEPLLPGVQQW; encoded by the exons ATGAACTTTTGGAGGTATTACCTTTTTGCTCTCACTGCGCTCAGTGTGGTGATTTTTGTGATACGCTACAACAGCCGGCTAAGCCTGCCCCAGAGGAGGCTGAACGGGTCCAGCGAACGGTCCTCTGCAGGGGGTGCCTGTGAGTCCGCCCTGGACGATACGCCCACGGTCCTGCGGGAGAAGACGGCGCCGTCCCCTCTGGGAGGTGTCCCTTGCGAGGACTACCTGGCCCAGAGCCACTACATCACGAGCCCCCTGTCGGAAGAAGAAGTGGCCTTCCCTTTGGCCTATGTCATGGTCATCCACAAAGACTTCGGTACCTTCGAAAGGCTCTTCAGGGCCGTCTACATGCCCCAGAACGTCTACTGCGTTCATGTGGACGAGAAGGCCACAGCTGCCTTTAAAGGTGCAGTGGAGCAATTGCTGAGCTGCTTCCCAAATGCCTTTCTGGCTTCCAAGAGGGAGCCGGTTGTCTATGGCGGGATCTCCAGGCTCCAGGCGGACCTGAACTGCCTGAGAGACCTGGTGGCCTCCGAGGTCCCGTGGAAGTACTCCATCAACACCTGTGGGCAAGATTTCCCCCTGAAAACCAACAAGGAAATAGTTCAGTATCTGAAAGGATTCAAAGGGAAAAACATTACCCCGGGCGTGCTGCCTCCGGCGCATGCCATTGGGCGGACTAAATACGTCCACCGAGAGCACATAGGCAAAGATGGCTCTTTTGTGAGGAACACTAATGTTTTGAAAACCTCACCTCCACATCAGCTGACCATTTACTTTGGCACCGCTTACGTGGCCCTTACCAGAGAGTTTGTCAACTTCATCTTCCATGACAAAAGGGCCATTGATCTACTACACTGGTCAAAGGATACCTATAGTCCTGATGAACATTTCTGGGTGACACTCAATAGGATTCCAA CAACGACCCTGCGGAAtcacagaaaggagagaggagaagggtggggagaaATGAGGAGGGCAGCGGAAGGAAGCTCCACCTCACCACTTAAGCTGGAAATAAG GATTTTCAATCAAGGTCCTAGGAATCTTGTGGGACAAAGGCACCAGGAACCTTTGCTTCCCGGAGTCCAGCAATGGTGA
- the LOC103290189 gene encoding N-acetyllactosaminide beta-1,6-N-acetylglucosaminyl-transferase isoform X4: MNFWRYYLFALTALSVVIFVIRYNSRLSLPQRRLNGSSERSSAGGACESALDDTPTVLREKTAPSPLGGVPCEDYLAQSHYITSPLSEEEVAFPLAYVMVIHKDFGTFERLFRAVYMPQNVYCVHVDEKATAAFKGAVEQLLSCFPNAFLASKREPVVYGGISRLQADLNCLRDLVASEVPWKYSINTCGQDFPLKTNKEIVQYLKGFKGKNITPGVLPPAHAIGRTKYVHREHIGKDGSFVRNTNVLKTSPPHQLTIYFGTAYVALTREFVNFIFHDKRAIDLLHWSKDTYSPDEHFWVTLNRIPTGKEGMIILSYISKATTLRNHRKERGEGWGEMRRAAEGSSTSPLKLEIRTLLD, encoded by the exons ATGAACTTTTGGAGGTATTACCTTTTTGCTCTCACTGCGCTCAGTGTGGTGATTTTTGTGATACGCTACAACAGCCGGCTAAGCCTGCCCCAGAGGAGGCTGAACGGGTCCAGCGAACGGTCCTCTGCAGGGGGTGCCTGTGAGTCCGCCCTGGACGATACGCCCACGGTCCTGCGGGAGAAGACGGCGCCGTCCCCTCTGGGAGGTGTCCCTTGCGAGGACTACCTGGCCCAGAGCCACTACATCACGAGCCCCCTGTCGGAAGAAGAAGTGGCCTTCCCTTTGGCCTATGTCATGGTCATCCACAAAGACTTCGGTACCTTCGAAAGGCTCTTCAGGGCCGTCTACATGCCCCAGAACGTCTACTGCGTTCATGTGGACGAGAAGGCCACAGCTGCCTTTAAAGGTGCAGTGGAGCAATTGCTGAGCTGCTTCCCAAATGCCTTTCTGGCTTCCAAGAGGGAGCCGGTTGTCTATGGCGGGATCTCCAGGCTCCAGGCGGACCTGAACTGCCTGAGAGACCTGGTGGCCTCCGAGGTCCCGTGGAAGTACTCCATCAACACCTGTGGGCAAGATTTCCCCCTGAAAACCAACAAGGAAATAGTTCAGTATCTGAAAGGATTCAAAGGGAAAAACATTACCCCGGGCGTGCTGCCTCCGGCGCATGCCATTGGGCGGACTAAATACGTCCACCGAGAGCACATAGGCAAAGATGGCTCTTTTGTGAGGAACACTAATGTTTTGAAAACCTCACCTCCACATCAGCTGACCATTTACTTTGGCACCGCTTACGTGGCCCTTACCAGAGAGTTTGTCAACTTCATCTTCCATGACAAAAGGGCCATTGATCTACTACACTGGTCAAAGGATACCTATAGTCCTGATGAACATTTCTGGGTGACACTCAATAGGATTCCAA CGGGAAAAGAAGGAATGATTATTCTTTCCTATATATCTAAAGCAACGACCCTGCGGAAtcacagaaaggagagaggagaagggtggggagaaATGAGGAGGGCAGCGGAAGGAAGCTCCACCTCACCACTTAAGCTGGAAATAAG GACTCTGCTTGACTGA
- the LOC103290189 gene encoding N-acetyllactosaminide beta-1,6-N-acetylglucosaminyl-transferase isoform X5: MNFWRYYLFALTALSVVIFVIRYNSRLSLPQRRLNGSSERSSAGGACESALDDTPTVLREKTAPSPLGGVPCEDYLAQSHYITSPLSEEEVAFPLAYVMVIHKDFGTFERLFRAVYMPQNVYCVHVDEKATAAFKGAVEQLLSCFPNAFLASKREPVVYGGISRLQADLNCLRDLVASEVPWKYSINTCGQDFPLKTNKEIVQYLKGFKGKNITPGVLPPAHAIGRTKYVHREHIGKDGSFVRNTNVLKTSPPHQLTIYFGTAYVALTREFVNFIFHDKRAIDLLHWSKDTYSPDEHFWVTLNRIPRLCLTEKRGGRRINESAFV; the protein is encoded by the exons ATGAACTTTTGGAGGTATTACCTTTTTGCTCTCACTGCGCTCAGTGTGGTGATTTTTGTGATACGCTACAACAGCCGGCTAAGCCTGCCCCAGAGGAGGCTGAACGGGTCCAGCGAACGGTCCTCTGCAGGGGGTGCCTGTGAGTCCGCCCTGGACGATACGCCCACGGTCCTGCGGGAGAAGACGGCGCCGTCCCCTCTGGGAGGTGTCCCTTGCGAGGACTACCTGGCCCAGAGCCACTACATCACGAGCCCCCTGTCGGAAGAAGAAGTGGCCTTCCCTTTGGCCTATGTCATGGTCATCCACAAAGACTTCGGTACCTTCGAAAGGCTCTTCAGGGCCGTCTACATGCCCCAGAACGTCTACTGCGTTCATGTGGACGAGAAGGCCACAGCTGCCTTTAAAGGTGCAGTGGAGCAATTGCTGAGCTGCTTCCCAAATGCCTTTCTGGCTTCCAAGAGGGAGCCGGTTGTCTATGGCGGGATCTCCAGGCTCCAGGCGGACCTGAACTGCCTGAGAGACCTGGTGGCCTCCGAGGTCCCGTGGAAGTACTCCATCAACACCTGTGGGCAAGATTTCCCCCTGAAAACCAACAAGGAAATAGTTCAGTATCTGAAAGGATTCAAAGGGAAAAACATTACCCCGGGCGTGCTGCCTCCGGCGCATGCCATTGGGCGGACTAAATACGTCCACCGAGAGCACATAGGCAAAGATGGCTCTTTTGTGAGGAACACTAATGTTTTGAAAACCTCACCTCCACATCAGCTGACCATTTACTTTGGCACCGCTTACGTGGCCCTTACCAGAGAGTTTGTCAACTTCATCTTCCATGACAAAAGGGCCATTGATCTACTACACTGGTCAAAGGATACCTATAGTCCTGATGAACATTTCTGGGTGACACTCAATAGGATTCCAA GACTCTGCTTGACTGAGAAAAGAGGCGGTCGCCGAATAAATGAAAGTGCGTTTGTGTAA